The Alnus glutinosa chromosome 7, dhAlnGlut1.1, whole genome shotgun sequence genome includes a region encoding these proteins:
- the LOC133873934 gene encoding hydroxycinnamoyl-CoA:piscidic acid hydroxycinnamoyltransferase-like, with amino-acid sequence MITFKSTSLIVPSEATPNGLLPLSEIDQAMQWTHAPLIIIYKPNNNKTIPFSIEKMKYSLSRALVHYYPLAGRLHWIEGGRLELHCNAMGVQLSEAYSEAELDEFGDFTPNGLIQHLFPRIDYTTTSIEEQPLFLVQVTRFPCGGLCVGTAISHIMADGRAAMNFTNAWAKLARGEELGCDEMPFHDRTMLRSRQAPPVRPLSDHIAFTKPPLLIGCSDTKAEQKKETSAALLKVTKEQVEELQKKANQNMVMPARPYTRYEAVAGHIWRCACKVRAGDNCQPTRALLVADIRNRIKPPLPQGYFGNAIFDALTSTCLYADLLSKPLSYASGKLREAIEAVTDEYITSALDFIASQKDVGPLRKNFHIRGYTEAPFLGNPNVYMGSWISLPLYNVDFGWGKPVYVGPGILHSDGKMFIMRDPADEGSLVIALCLQTQCMDSFKEFFYKDIYDL; translated from the coding sequence ATGATAACCTTCAAGTCTACTTCCCTAATCGTTCCAAGCGAAGCAACCCCAAATGGCCTATTACCGTTATCGGAGATCGACCAAGCGATGCAGTGGACTCATGCGCCTCTCATCATCATTTACaaacccaacaacaacaaaaccatACCATTTTCAATTGAGAAAATGAAATATTCTTTAAGCCGTGCATTGGTTCACTACTACCCACTAGCTGGCCGGCTACACTGGATCGAAGGAGGCCGACTAGAGCTTCATTGCAACGCCATGGGAGTGCAACTGTCGGAAGCTTACTCTGAAGCAGAACTGGATGAATTTGGTGATTTTACACCCAACGGGTTAATCCAACATCTTTTCCCCAGAATTGATTATACTACTACTTCAATTGAGGAGCAGCCCTTGTTTCTGGTGCAAGTAACAAGATTTCCTTGTGGTGGCCTTTGTGTTGGAACAGCCATATCACACATTATGGCTGATGGACGGGCTGCAATGAACTTCACCAACGCATGGGCTAAGTTGGCTCGTGGAGAGGAACTGGGGTGCGATGAGATGCCATTTCACGATCGAACCATGTTGCGATCACGTCAAGCACCGCCTGTGCGTCCACTTTCTGATCATATAGCGTTTACAAAACCACCACTCTTAATAGGTTGCTCCGACACTAAAGCAGAACAAAAGAAGGAAACTAGTGCTGCCTTATTGAAAGTCACCAAAGAGCAAGTTGAGGAACTACAGAAGAAAGCCAATCAAAACATGGTAATGCCGGCAAGACCCTATACTAGATACGAAGCTGTCGCCGGCCACATCTGGAGGTGTGCATGCAAGGTACGTGCAGGCGATAACTGTCAACCAACAAGAGCTCTCCTCGTAGCTGACATCCGCAATCGGATCAAACCACCTCTACCTCAAGGATACTTCGGGAATGCAATCTTCGATGCGCTGACATCGACATGTCTTTATGCTGACCTCTTGTCCAAGCCATTGAGTTATGCTTCTGGGAAACTGAGGGAAGCAATCGAGGCAGTTACAGATGAGTACATAACATCCGCTCTTGATTTTATAGCAAGTCAAAAAGATGTTGGTCCTCTGAGGAAAAACTTCCACATCAGGGGATACACAGAAGCACCCTTCTTAGGGAACCCCAATGTTTATATGGGCAGCTGGATCAGTTTGCCATTGTATAATGTAGATTTTGGATGGGGAAAGCCTGTATACGTGGGTCCAGGTATCTTGCATTCTGATGGCAAGATGTTTATCATGCGAGATCCTGCAGATGAAGGATCTCTCGTCATAGCATTGTGTTTGCAAACACAATGCATGGATTCTTTTAAAGAGTTCTTCTACAAGGATATATATGATCTATAA